In one window of Desulforhabdus amnigena DNA:
- a CDS encoding universal stress protein — protein sequence MEKKILFAVDGSEKGFKALSIVGDLVKDQSDVRLILFHCVQQLAGLSPGEVCTDVDESCKLPYATQEKVGNAVLDEAKRHLFATGFPKERVETKLKINSTDPAGDILAEANEANIETIAVGRRGRSQLETLLIGSVSGKVAQYAQHRTVWVVDTPVHASRKVMIAMEGASDADELTRYTSEFVASNPNLKFTFVHLMPPVPPTFWDDGHILGSAEQKDRESRIEKWRREWKERVDGLMAQARNKLVSKGVSESNIETFILPTKQGVARDLLNEIDEHEFQMVLMGKKSLRERKPFLMGSHANKILQNIKGAILCLVDN from the coding sequence ATGGAGAAAAAGATTCTTTTCGCAGTGGATGGTTCGGAAAAGGGATTCAAGGCGTTGTCCATCGTGGGAGACCTCGTGAAGGATCAGTCGGATGTCCGCTTGATTCTTTTCCATTGTGTACAACAGCTGGCGGGGCTCTCTCCGGGAGAGGTCTGCACAGATGTGGATGAATCCTGCAAGCTTCCCTATGCCACCCAGGAAAAAGTCGGGAATGCCGTTCTGGATGAAGCGAAACGCCATCTCTTTGCCACCGGGTTTCCCAAAGAAAGAGTTGAGACCAAACTGAAAATCAACAGCACAGACCCAGCGGGGGATATTCTTGCCGAAGCGAACGAAGCGAATATCGAAACGATTGCGGTCGGGCGGCGTGGAAGAAGCCAGTTGGAAACTCTGCTCATAGGCAGTGTTTCCGGCAAGGTGGCTCAGTATGCTCAGCACCGTACCGTATGGGTGGTGGATACTCCTGTTCATGCATCGAGAAAAGTCATGATTGCCATGGAAGGGGCTTCCGATGCCGACGAATTGACTCGTTACACATCGGAATTTGTCGCTTCGAATCCGAACCTGAAGTTCACTTTCGTTCACTTGATGCCCCCCGTTCCGCCTACTTTTTGGGATGACGGTCATATTCTGGGATCTGCCGAACAGAAAGACCGGGAGTCCCGCATTGAAAAATGGCGTAGAGAATGGAAGGAGCGTGTGGATGGGTTGATGGCTCAAGCCCGGAATAAGCTCGTGAGCAAAGGCGTTTCCGAGAGCAACATCGAAACTTTCATCCTTCCCACCAAGCAGGGCGTTGCACGGGATCTTCTCAACGAAATAGACGAACACGAATTTCAGATGGTATTGATGGGCAAAAAGAGCCTCAGAGAAAGAAAACCCTTTCTCATGGGAAGTCATGCCAACAAAATCCTTCAGAATATAAAGGGAGCAATCCTCTGCCTGGTGGACAACTAA
- a CDS encoding YbgA family protein, with protein sequence MESPIRLGISSCLLGNEVRYDGGHKLDRFLRDTLGKYVEYVPVCPEVECGLGIPREAMRLVGDVDAPRLLTQRTHVDHTDRMLQWARRRVKELESEGLCGFIFKSKSPSSGMERVKVYNESGMPSHKGVGLFARVFMEHFPLLPVEDEGRLHDPVLRENFIERIFAMKRWRELLSREESIGRLVEYHTRHKLLMLAHSPAHYRQMGKLVAGAKSIPLEELYRQYQSLLLEGLRLKASVAKNTNVLQHMMGYFKKQLSRDEKEELLEILAQYRQGLVPLIVPVTLINHYVRKYDEPYLKGQYYLHPHPLELKLRNHV encoded by the coding sequence ATGGAATCTCCTATCAGGTTGGGAATCAGCTCCTGTTTGCTTGGAAATGAAGTGCGCTATGACGGTGGTCACAAACTGGACCGGTTCCTCAGGGATACTCTCGGAAAGTATGTGGAGTACGTTCCCGTATGTCCTGAGGTGGAGTGTGGTTTAGGGATTCCCCGGGAGGCGATGCGTCTAGTGGGGGATGTGGATGCTCCCCGCCTCCTGACACAGCGCACCCATGTGGATCATACCGACAGAATGCTCCAGTGGGCCCGAAGGCGGGTCAAGGAACTGGAATCCGAAGGTTTGTGCGGTTTTATTTTCAAAAGCAAATCGCCCAGCAGTGGAATGGAGCGGGTCAAGGTTTATAACGAAAGCGGAATGCCCTCTCACAAAGGGGTCGGCCTGTTTGCGCGAGTATTCATGGAACATTTTCCGCTCCTTCCAGTGGAAGACGAGGGACGGCTTCATGATCCCGTGCTTCGGGAAAATTTTATCGAACGTATTTTTGCCATGAAGCGCTGGCGTGAACTTCTGAGCCGGGAGGAGAGCATCGGTCGCCTGGTGGAATACCATACACGCCACAAGCTGCTGATGCTCGCTCACAGCCCCGCCCACTACCGTCAGATGGGAAAGCTGGTCGCGGGAGCCAAAAGCATTCCTCTCGAAGAGCTCTACCGGCAGTACCAGTCCCTCTTGCTGGAAGGCCTTCGTCTGAAGGCCAGCGTTGCCAAGAACACCAATGTCTTGCAGCACATGATGGGGTACTTCAAAAAGCAGCTCTCCAGGGATGAGAAGGAGGAACTGCTGGAAATCCTGGCTCAATACAGGCAGGGACTGGTGCCTCTCATTGTGCCCGTTACGCTCATCAACCACTATGTGCGCAAGTACGATGAGCCCTATCTGAAGGGGCAGTATTACCTGCACCCCCATCCGCTGGAACTCAAATTGAGAAATCATGTGTAG
- a CDS encoding methyltransferase domain-containing protein — protein MDEGGDQNHDIPSPAELLVAFTPLFRPDVLPGPVLDLASGEGQNGIYLALRGLDVTCCDLSQQALHRAGVWAKEQGAVIRTWQVDLEQPEVNPLPENHYGAILVFRYLHRPLIPCIRKSLRSSGILLYETFTLDQRQFGRPRRLEHLLERGELRSFFGDWEILHDFEGVLKDPPRAVAQLVCRKP, from the coding sequence ATGGATGAAGGTGGGGATCAAAACCATGACATTCCCTCGCCGGCAGAACTGCTGGTGGCATTTACTCCTCTCTTCCGCCCCGACGTTTTGCCTGGGCCGGTGCTGGATCTGGCTTCAGGTGAGGGACAAAACGGCATCTATCTGGCCCTCCGGGGGCTGGACGTCACCTGTTGCGACCTGTCTCAACAGGCACTGCATCGAGCCGGGGTGTGGGCGAAGGAGCAGGGGGCGGTCATCCGCACGTGGCAGGTGGATCTGGAGCAGCCCGAGGTCAATCCGCTCCCGGAAAACCACTATGGCGCGATCCTCGTCTTTCGCTACCTCCACAGACCCCTCATACCCTGTATCCGGAAGTCGCTCAGAAGCTCCGGGATCCTCCTCTATGAGACCTTCACCCTGGACCAGCGGCAATTCGGCCGCCCCCGGCGGCTCGAACACTTGCTGGAACGGGGCGAACTGAGAAGCTTCTTCGGGGATTGGGAAATCCTGCATGATTTTGAAGGAGTATTGAAAGATCCCCCACGCGCCGTAGCTCAGCTGGTCTGCAGAAAACCCTGA
- the modA gene encoding molybdate ABC transporter substrate-binding protein — MLRARFLFAAATAVVLLLFTGTSHAEEPPVIAAAADLKFALEEVSVLFKKETGKEVKLSFGSSGNAFRQIVQGAPFQLFLSADEEYVLQLAKDGLAMDEGVLYAIGRIVLFAPHGSPLRPDAELNDLRAAINDGRLKKLAIANPEHAPYGRCAREVLIKAGLWDKVHDRLIFGDNIIQATQFAANGSTQGGIIAYSFALAPEVSKLGIFSLIPEDWHEPLRQRMALLKGAGETAKRFYEFVQTPPARQIFIRYGFVLPGE; from the coding sequence ATGCTGAGAGCAAGATTCCTGTTTGCAGCAGCAACTGCAGTTGTTTTACTTTTGTTTACCGGGACGTCCCATGCCGAAGAGCCGCCTGTTATTGCCGCCGCTGCCGATCTCAAGTTTGCATTGGAAGAAGTCTCCGTACTTTTTAAGAAAGAGACCGGCAAAGAGGTCAAACTGTCTTTCGGATCCTCTGGCAATGCCTTCCGACAGATCGTCCAGGGAGCCCCCTTTCAGCTTTTCCTTTCCGCCGATGAGGAGTACGTCCTGCAGCTTGCCAAAGACGGTCTGGCCATGGACGAAGGGGTACTCTATGCCATTGGACGTATCGTGCTGTTTGCTCCCCACGGATCGCCGCTGCGGCCGGATGCTGAATTGAATGATCTCAGGGCGGCCATCAATGACGGCAGGTTGAAGAAGCTGGCCATCGCCAATCCGGAACACGCACCTTACGGCAGGTGTGCTCGCGAGGTCCTCATCAAAGCAGGCCTTTGGGACAAAGTCCATGACAGGCTCATCTTCGGTGATAACATTATCCAGGCGACGCAATTTGCTGCCAACGGGTCGACACAGGGCGGTATTATTGCCTACTCCTTCGCCCTTGCTCCCGAGGTCTCTAAGCTCGGCATCTTTTCCTTGATTCCGGAGGATTGGCACGAGCCCCTGAGGCAGCGCATGGCTCTGCTCAAAGGAGCCGGCGAAACAGCCAAACGCTTCTACGAATTCGTACAAACACCGCCGGCACGCCAGATTTTCATTCGATACGGTTTTGTCCTTCCTGGAGAATAG
- the modB gene encoding molybdate ABC transporter permease subunit: protein MDWPALSLSLRLGVLSVLALLPIGIVLGRLLAWRHFLIKPLIEAALALPLVLPPTVLGFYLLSAFGGGSSFGRAYESLFGHTLVFNFHGLLVASMVANIPFAVQPMQRAFASIPPEVREAAACSGLSSWQTLWKIDIPLAWPGIVTALVLIFAHTLGEFGVVLMVGGNIPGETKTIAISIYDKVQAFDDHAAGIMSGVLLGLSLLMLAVIFAVSNRVGRRYD, encoded by the coding sequence ATGGATTGGCCTGCGCTTTCGCTATCTCTGAGACTGGGTGTTCTTTCGGTTCTGGCGCTTCTCCCGATCGGCATCGTACTGGGGCGATTGCTGGCCTGGCGTCATTTCCTGATAAAGCCTCTCATTGAGGCTGCGCTGGCTCTCCCCCTGGTCCTGCCGCCGACAGTGCTTGGCTTCTACCTGCTGAGCGCCTTCGGGGGAGGGTCTTCGTTCGGGCGTGCCTACGAAAGCCTGTTTGGGCATACCCTGGTCTTTAACTTCCATGGGTTGTTGGTTGCCTCCATGGTGGCCAATATTCCGTTTGCCGTACAACCCATGCAGCGGGCATTTGCGTCTATTCCTCCCGAAGTTCGGGAAGCCGCCGCCTGCTCCGGCCTGTCTTCCTGGCAGACGTTGTGGAAGATTGACATTCCCTTGGCTTGGCCCGGAATCGTGACTGCCTTGGTGCTCATTTTCGCCCATACCCTGGGAGAGTTCGGGGTCGTTCTTATGGTCGGGGGCAATATCCCTGGAGAAACGAAGACCATAGCTATATCCATCTATGACAAGGTTCAGGCATTCGATGACCATGCAGCAGGAATCATGTCGGGAGTGTTGCTCGGCCTGTCGCTCTTGATGCTTGCGGTCATCTTTGCCGTATCGAACCGCGTAGGACGCAGGTATGATTGA